The Puntigrus tetrazona isolate hp1 unplaced genomic scaffold, ASM1883169v1 S000000283, whole genome shotgun sequence genome contains a region encoding:
- the chrm3b gene encoding muscarinic acetylcholine receptor M3, translating to MNLTLSAESGSFLTDSSPGMRANPVTAFVPHDLHAPNDSQASNQSGNGSLESPDPPGGHSAWQIVMIVFLCGSLSLVTITGNILVLVSFKVNKQLKTVNNYYLLSLAFADLIIGVLSMNLYTTYIIMDHWALGNWACDLWLAIDYVASNASVMNLLVISFDRYFSVTRPLTYRAKRTTKRAMTMIGLAWSISFILWAPAILFWQYFVGERTVPPDECYIQFLSEPITTFCTAIAAFYLPVTIMTVLYWRIYKETENRSKELAGLKGSGNQGSPEESVQKGVGNPGSSRSYELHQRGSGRTRTGGFWFWPLSRKARRSQGSETDRSSSDSWNNNETALSLDQSEEEEEEDGEAVYSISENLQQDAKPSRKGLDSKDQADGKRAACKTKTQVNKRKKVSLVKEKKAAQTLSAILLAFIITWTPYNIMVLVNAFCDECIPETLWALGYWLCYVNSTVNPMCYALCNKTFRTTFRSILLCRLQTSKATKPHKPPAHRRHSPADN from the exons ATGAACCTGACGCTGAGCGCCGAGTCCGGGTCGTTCCTGACCGACAGCTCCCCGGGGATGCGAGCCAATCCCGTCACAGCGTTCGTCCCACACGACCTCCACGCCCCCAATGACTCGCAAGCCTCCAATCAGAGCGGAAACGGCTCTCTCGAGTCGCCCGATCCGCCCGGGGGACACTCGGCCTGGCAGATCGTGATGATCGTGTTCTTGTGCGGCTCGCTGTCTCTGGTCACCATCACCGGGAACATCCTGGTCCTGGTGTCCTTCAAAGTCAACAAGCAGTTAAAAACGGTGAATAACTACTATCTTCTGAGCCTGGCCTTCGCCGACCTCATCATCGGCGTGCTTTCGATGAACCTCTACACCACGTACATCATCATGGACCACTGGGCGCTGGGGAACTGGGCCTGCGATCTGTGGCTGGCCATCGATTACGTGGCTAGTAACGCTTCGGTGATGAACCTGCTGGTCATCAGCTTCGACCGCTACTTCTCCGTCACCCGCCCGCTGACCTACAGAGCCAAGCGCACCACTAAGAGAGCCATGACCATGATCGGACTGGCCTGGTCCATTTCCTTCATCCTCTGGGCCCCGGCTATCCTCTTCTGGCAGTATTTCGTGGGAGAGCGGACGGTTCCTCCGGACGAGTGCTACATCCAGTTCCTCTCGGAGCCCATCACCACGTTCTGCACGGCGATAGCTGCTTTCTATCTGCCCGTGACCATCATGACCGTCCTCTACTGGAGGATCTACAAGGAGACGGAGAACCGCTCCAAAGAGCTCGCCGGACTCAAGGGTTCAGGGAACCAAGGCAGTCCGGAGGAGTCCGTGCAGAAAGG CGTGGGGAATCCCGGAAGCTCTCGCAGTTACGAGCTCCACCAGAGAGGCTCGGGGAGAACCAGGACCGGGGGGTTTTGGTTCTGGCCGCTGAGTCGTAAAGCTCGGAGGAGTCAGGGCAGCGAGACGGACCGCTCCAGCAGCGACAGCTGGAATAACAACGAAACCGCCCTGTCCCTCGACCAgtcggaggaggaggaggaggaagacggAGAAGCCGTGTACTCCATCTCCGAGAACCTCCAGCAAGACGCCAAGCCTTCCAGAAAGGGACTGGACTCCAAAGATCAAGCCGACGGCAAACGCGCCGCCTGCAAGACCAAGACGCAGGTCAACAAGCGCAAGAAGGTGTCTCTGGTGAAGGAGAAGAAGGCGGCGCAGACGCTGAGCGCCATCCTCCTGGCCTTCATCATCACCTGGACGCCGTACAACATCATGGTCCTGGTCAACGCCTTCTGTGATGAGTGCATCCCCGAGACGCTCTGGGCGCTGGGATACTGGCTGTGCTACGTCAACAGCACCGTCAACCCCATGTGCTACGCCCTCTGCAACAAGACCTTCCGCACCACCTTCAGATCCATCCTGCTGTGTCGCCTGCAGACGAGTAAAGCCACCAAACCTCACAAACCCCCCGCTCACCGGAGACACAGCCCCGCAGACAACTAG